One genomic region from Lycorma delicatula isolate Av1 chromosome 1, ASM4794821v1, whole genome shotgun sequence encodes:
- the ifc gene encoding delta4-sphingolipid-FADS-like protein ifc, translating into MGAHVSRTDFEWTYTEEPHATRRKLILAKHPEIKQLFGYDPAFKWIVVTMVFVQFLTLFFIKDCSWPMVLLFAYCFGGVINHSLMLAIHEIAHNLAFGHARPMANRMLGLFANLPIGVPFAITFKSYHLEHHRYQGDEKLDTDIPTYLEAKLFCTTLGKFFWVFLQPLFYALRPVVTYPKQPTSLEITNTVIQLTFDILVYYFFGIKTLVYLTSGSLMAMGLHPVAGHFISEHYMFRKGFETYSYYGCLNWITFNVGYHNEHHDFPAVPGSRLPEVKRIAPEFYDNLPHHNSWVSVIYDFIFDPDIGPYARMKRKHRGLDK; encoded by the exons ATGGGTGCTCATGTGTCAAGAACAGATTTTGAGTGGACATACACAGAGGAACCTCATGCTACTAGAAGAAAATTGATACTGG CTAAGCATCCAGAAATCAAGCAATTATTTGGGTATGATCCAGCTTTCAAATggatagtagtaactatggttTTCGTTCAGTTCCTGacgttgttttttattaaagattgttcTTGGCCGATGGTGCTACTTTTTGCTTATTGCTTCGGCGGTGTTATTAACCACTCACTTATGTTag CTATTCATGAAATTGCTCATAATTTAGCTTTTGGTCATGCAAGGCCAATGGCTAACAGAATGCTTGGCCTATTTGCAAATTTACCGATCGGAGTTCCATTCGCCATTACATTTAAAAGCTATCATCTAGAGCATCATAGA TATCAGGGTGATGAAAAATTGGATACAGACATTCCTACATACTTGGAAGCCAAATTATTCTGCACAACTCTTGGAAAATTCTTTTGGGTGTTTCTTCAGCCTTTATTCTATGCTTTAAGACCAGTTGTTACATACCCAAAACAGCCTACATCTTTGGAAATTACAAACACAGTTATCCAATTAACAtttgatattttagtttattacttttttg gcATTAAAACATTGGTTTATCTAACATCGGGATCTCTAATGGCAATGGGGCTTCATCCTGTTGCAGGCCATTTCATCTCGGAACATTATATGTTTCGCAAAGGTTTTGAAACATATTCTTATTATGGTTGCCTTAATTGGATTACTTTTAATGTTGGTTATCATAATGAACATCATGACTTTCCAGCTGTTCCAGGCTCGCGGTTACCTGAg gtAAAAAGGATTGCTCCTGAATTTTATGATAACTTACCTCATCACAATTCATGGGTATCTGTTATATATGACTTCATATTTGATCCAGATATAGGACCTTATGCAAGAATGAAAAGGAAACATCGTGGTCTAGATAAATAG